TCCTGCACAGCTCTTGCTCTCGCACGGGTCTCGCACGGGTCTCACATGGTTCTCACAACGCAGCGCACCCCAtaggaggaggggagggaccCGCCACCAGCTCCCCCCACTTCTGCCCGGGGGCTGGTGAGGAGGGAAGTCACCGTTGCTCCAGGCAGGGGAGGGGGCCTGAGCGTcctcctgtgcctcagtttcccctctgcAACCAGGGCACCCGGGACCCTCTGCGTGGGACCTGGGACAGCATCCCCCAGCTAAGGGACTGGGCATCAGGCCCTGCCATGGGGACCCTGCACCCACCACCTTCTGCACCCACCACCCTCAGCCCCGTAGGGACACCCCGTGTGTGCGCCCCCCACTTCCATCCCACGGCCAGGGTAGAGGGGAACTGCGGGATAGAGGCCGGGACCATATGGGGAACCAGCGGGCGACCTTCTTCCCCTGGCTGCCAGGGGGGCTGCGGGAGAGGGGATGAGAGAAGGAATATTCCCAGCCTTGTTGCCATGGCTTCCCATCAGGATGCGCTTGCATCATGGCCAGTCTGAGGGGTGCAGGGGTCCCCACGGGGCTCAGGGCCGGGGTGTGGGGGTCCCCGTGGGGCTCAAGGTCAGGGGCTCCGCAGCACCACATCCGAGCAGGAGCGCAGGGACAAGCGGGGGGGCTCCGGGCATCAGCGCCAGCAGATGAACACGTTTTGGAGCTGGTGACGTCTGCTCCGGCATCACCGAGGCAGGAAAACAAGCGGCAGAGCGCGATTCCAGCCCCGTGGAGCCGAGCAGCCTCCGGGGCATCGCGCCCACCATGTGCCCCCGGGGCCGGCCAGCGGGGTCGCAGTGGGCCGGGGGGCTCCGCTGAGACCCAGCCATGGGGCCGTGGCggtggctgctgctctggtgcTGGCACACGGCGCTGCTCCATGGCCAGCACCCGCAGGACAGCCCCGTCCAGCCGGCGGGATGGTCCCCGGCTCCATCACCCTCCTGGGTGCCCACAGCGGGGCCGGGAGCGCCGGGGGACACCGAGGGCTCGGCGGCGGCGCTGGCGTTCCTGCAGACGGGCGATGCGCAGCGCCTGGCCCGAGCCAACTGCAGCCGGGGGGTCCCGGCGGGGGCCGCGGGTCCCGGTCCCCCCCCGGCGCTGCGAGCTGCCCTTCGTGCTGTCCCCGAGGCGCTGGCCCACGCCGCCAACTTCCTCAACATGCTCTTCCAGACCAACGACATCCGCGAGGCCAGCGTGGCCGAGGACGTGGAGTGGTACCAGGCACTGGTGCGCAGCCTGGCCgaggggcacccatgggtgcgcCGGGTGGTGCTGGCCCTCGACGCTCACCCGCTGGCCGCCAAGCccctgctgatgctgcaggCTACCAAGGAGGATGGCCAGATCCTGCTCCAGGATGTCTCCGCTGCTGCTCCAAGCCTCGGTAACCTCAGCTGGGACAACGAGTGGTTCAATGCCCTTAAATCCCAGAGGACCCCCGTCCTCCGCAAGCGGGTGCTCAGCAATGACCTGCACAGCATGGACACCCCCAAGTGGCAGCGGGGTGACAGCTACGTGGGGGACCCGAGCCACGTGCGGTGGTCCCCACCATTCCTCGAGTGCCGGGATGGCAGGTTCCTGCCCGCCTGGGCGGTCACgctctcctctgctttctatGGGCTCAAGCCAGACCTCAGCCCTGAGTTCAAGTAAGTGGCACCCGGAGGGGCTGGGTGGGATGTAAAGAGGGTTGGGGTGTGCCCTGTGTCCATGCTGGGGAGTGCAGTTGGATGCAGCGccctggggtgcaggcaggatggtgccagcatcctgcctgcatCTATGTGTGTGTGGGTATTTGCACATCCATAGGCACGGTGTGGACCCCTGTCCCCACTCAGGCTGCCACCCCCCGAGCCCCCCAGCCTGCCACAGCCACTCTGGGGGGTGGGTGACCCAGGCTGGGCCCCTCCTGGAGGGGTCCCtgctgcaccccagcaccccctgtGCAAGCAGCCACGGCGGGTggcagtggggagggaagggggctCCTGGGTTTAGTCCCAGAAAAGGGACGTGTCCCTGTTCCCAAGGGGGATGCCGTGTCCCCCTCGGAGCACTCAGGGGAGAGGGTTGGTCCCGCAGGATGAGGGATGGCACCGGGGCCCACCCCAGCACCTCCTATTTCCCAACCATTTGCTTTAAAGCCCCTTTTGAGAGGCAGAATTCACAGCCAggacctgctgctcctgctcctgctccaacCTCCCCCAGATGCAGCTCCAAAGGGGGCacgtatcatagaatcatagaaccatagaatggtttaggttggaagagaccttaaagctcatccagctccaaccccctgccacgggcagggacaccttccactagagcaggttgctccaagcccctgtgtccaacctggccttgaacactgccagggatggggcagccacagcttctctgggcaccctgtgccagcccaAGCACCCACCATCGCCATGGCTGTGTCCTCCCTGGTGCCTGTCCCAGTGGCAGCAGTGGGACATGGAGCCCACGCTGGTTGGGGACACGGGGCTGACCCTGTCCCTCTGCACAGGGGTGTCGTGCGGGTGGACATCGAGCTGCGGGACGTGGCCATTGATCAATGTGCCAGCGGGCCGGGCTGGTTCGCAGACACACACCGCTGCGACCTCAACAGCACCCAGGTACCATccaccagcaccctgcaccCCATCCCCTCAGCCGGCAGGGCACCgcactgtccccatccctccctccgACTGAGCTTTATCCCCTCCCGGCCCATCCATctgcttccttcagctgcagcGGAGGGGTTTATTGTGCAAATCTGccctccctgtgccagcagcagcgtGTGACCTGGTGCTCCCTGCCCAGACGCCACGGGGATGGTGGGCACCGGTGGGACAATCACCCCCATTCCCTTCGGTGGTGCCCACCAGAGCGAGCTGGAGATGCCAAAGCCTGTTTGAGGGCTTGGCACAACCATCAGCATCCCCAAGCAGGGCAAACCCCGCAGCCACCCAGCTCAGTGAGGCTCAGGATCCCACCCCAAAAAGCTGTCCCCAAGTGGGAAAGGCGTCACcagcttctctttcctccagAGGGATGGGCTCTGGTGCTGGGAATCTCTCCAGGACACAACAatacccagagaagctgccagcacagcccgTTGGGGGCAGGATCCGGGCAGCGGGATTAGGGCAGCGCCGCTGCCGTCACGGCTGGGCAGGATTAGTGCTCTCTGCTGCATTATGTGTCCATTTAGGGTTTAGGGAGGGATTTAAGGGCCAAGCTTTGGCTTTTAATTCTTCAGTGTTTAACCACTGATTCCTCCTGGGCAGGGGGGAGAGCGGCCTGGGGTGAGGTACCCATGAGATGGGGGATGCTGGATCCCCTGGTGtggggggatggagggatggggggagtGTTTGGGATGTGGGATGAGCCCTTCCATGCatctcagcctgtctccttCAGTGTATCCCGCAGGAGAGCCACGGCTTCGTCCTCGGGAGATACCAGTGCCGGTGCAAGCCGGGCTTTTACGGGGCCAGTGGAGCAGCCAGTGGTGCCCAGGCAGGTGGGTGCCATGTCCAGGGATCCCCATTTCACCCAGTGGGACATGGCCGCAGCAGTGGGGTCCAGGGCTGGGGGGGATTTGGGAAGCCCAAGCCCATTCTCTGGCAGGGAAAGTGCCTCCAAGGGATGCAGTGATTGTAACCACAAGTAACGAGTGAtagaagaggaaatggcctcaagctgcgccagggaggtttagatggagatgaggaacaattccttccccaaagggtgctcaggcattggaacaggctgcccagggcagggctggagtcaccgtccctgcaagtgttcacacaccgtgtagccgaggcctcagtgccatgggttagtggtggccttggcagcacTGGGGAACCATAGGACTCACtcaatcttaaaggtcttttccaaccctgtTGGTTCTATGATAATTCCATGATTCCATTCCAGGCACGGCAGGGGCAGAAGCGGGGGCCCTGTTGGGATGCCGGCCCTGCCGCCAAGGATGCTCCACCTGCGAGGACGATGCTCCCTGCCTGATCCAGGAGGACCGGGCGCTGCGGGCGGCCGTGCTCTCCTGCCAGGCCTGCTGCATGCTGGCCATCTTCCTCAGCATGCTGGTCTCCTACCGCTTCCGACGGAGCAAGGCAAGGTGTCCCCGTGTTCCATCCCCCCTGtcctgctcccatcccacccccaaaccccacgGGCTCAAGGGGGGAtctccctgccctggctccaTCCCGAGGCTCCTGGCTGCATCCTCACACCTCTGTCCCTACAGAGGATCCGGGCATCCGGAATCATCCTCCTGGAGACAATCCTCTTCGGGTCCCTCCTCCTCTACTTCCCAGTGAGTATCCAGTGGGAACAGGACTGAAAAACCTCCGGGCTGGGGTTTCAGAGCCCCTGCAGCCTGCTGAGGGTGCGGAGCTGGCCCCAAGCAGGGCATGGGCACAACTCCACCTCATTGTTAATTTCGCTGGCACAGCCCCCGGTGGCTCCGGTATAAACCTTCTCGGGAAACCAAATCCCTTTTCTCCTGCTGGCTGCGGGAATTAATCCCTGCCCAaatcccttctccctccctgtgGCGGGTGCTGTAGAGGCAAGGGGGGAAGGATGGCAGCGGGGCTGGCCTGAAAGTAGGGTGAGTGCAgtctgtgtccagctctggggcaacagcacaagagggacgtggagctgctggagcgaggccagaggaggccccggagctgctgcgagggctggagcagctctgctctggagccaggctgagagagctgggctggggcagcctggagaagagaaggctcctgaaggggagaccttagagcagctccagtgcctaaaggggctccaggaaacctggagaggggctttggacaagggcctgtagggacaggccaaggggaatggctttaacctgcccgaggggagactgagatgagctctgaggcagaagctcttccctgtgagggtgctgaggcgctggcacagggtgcccagagaagctgtggctgctccatccctggcagtgttcaaggccaggttggacacaggggcttggagcaacctgctctagtggaaggtgtccctgcccgtagcggggggttggagctggatgagctttaaggtcccttccaacacaacccattccatgattctctggTTTCCGAgtctccatccatccccattCCACCACCAAcccctctctccccccaccTCAGGTGTTCATCCTGTACTTCAAGCCCAGCATCTTCCGCTGCATCGTCCTGCGCTGGGTCCGCATGCTGGGCTTCACCATCGTCTACGGCACCATCACCCTCAAGCTGTACAGGTACCGGGATGGGGGGGGGCTGGATGCTTGTGCCCCCCATAGCGGGGACCCACTGGGGCTCACCCCTCTGCTCCTCACAGGGTGCTGAAGGTGTTCCTGTCCCGCACGGCCCAGCGGGTGCCCTGTGTGTCAAGTGGGCGGGTGTTGAAGATGCTGGGGCTGATCCTGGTCCTGGTGCTGTGGTTCCTGGCGGCCTGGACCATCGGGATGCTGGAGAACGTCGACAAGAACATCCCGTTGGTGATCCGCACCCAGACCGCCCGCGGGCTCCACTTCTACATCTGCGGCCACGACCACTGGGACTACATGATGGTGATCGGTGAGACCAGCCCCCGCGgtgtccccccagccccaggaccCCATCCCATGAATGCAGCCTTTCCTCGTCTGTTTAATCTTCCTGGAGCCtggaagcagggctggggcacccGAGCTGCCTCCCATTCTCTCCTCTGAGCATCCCCAGGACTCGCCCTGGTGCAGGGTACATCACTGGGTGCTGAACCCTGGTGACGTGCAGGGATGTGCCACAGGATGCTCTGCACCAGAGCCAGCAGATGAACCCGCAGGGCTGGATGTGCCCCAAGGCAGGGAGGTCCCAGTGGGtagcagcaccagcacccattAGAAcacactggcagcagcagggtgatGGTGCTGGGTGCTCAGCACCGCTCCCACTGCTCCCTCCCACAGCCGAAATGCTGttcctgctgtggggcagcttCCTGTGCTACACCACACGCACCGTGCCCTCCGCCTTCCACGAGCCCCGCTACATGGGCATTGCGCTGCACAACGAGCTCATGATCTCGGCCACCTTCCACGTGGTCAGGTAGGACACGGGGCTGCAAAGAGCTGGGAAATGCGATTCCCATCCCTGGGAACACCAAGGAACCGGTGGCAAATCCCCTTCCAGGTTCATCATGGTCCCCTCGCTGCACCCCGACTGGACGCTGCTGCTCTTCTTCGCTCACACCCACAGCACCATCACCATGACCCTGGCGCTGCTCTTCATCCCAAAGGTAACGCTCATCCCAAAGGATccaaggggaggggaaagggggttCCCGGTGTTTCGGGGCCCCCCAGGTGAGCTCGCCCCTCGCCCCCCGCAGTTCCTGCACACGGGCTCGCCGCTGCGGGAGGAGATCACGGCCGAGGTCTATGAGGACGAGCTGGACATGCGGCACTCGGGCTCCTGCCTCAACAGCAGCATCGCGTCCGCCTGGAGCGAGCACAGTCTCGACCCCGATGACATTCGGGTGGGTGGCACACTCAGGACCTTCTTTTGACGCTAGCTATGCAGAGTAAGAGGTGCCTTTTGCAATCTTTCTCCTGGTGCGAAGCAGATGGGGTGGGAAGAAGGCGGaggggggggtgttgggtgaaCCACCAAAGCCATGAGTGAGGAAACCTCCTGCACCCCTTGGGTTGGAGGGGTGGGGACACGGGGACTAGTTCGTGGGTGCAGCCGCAGCCCCGTTGGACGcgctctcctctccctcctctctgcccGCGGCACAGGAGGAGCTGAAGAAGCTTTACAGGCAGCTGGAGGTGCAGAGGACGTGGCGGATGGTGGCGCACAACCCTCACCTCCCCAAGCAGCGCAGCTCCCGCCGCAGCCTGGCCCGCTCCATCGCCCGCCGCGTCACCGAGCTGCCCGAGGCGCTGGCGCGCCGCCGCAGCAGCCGCAGCTCCCCGGCCACGCAGCTCCTCGATGCGGGTACCACCAACGCGAGGATGCGGGATGATGGTTCCCGCAGCACTGAGGGGTCCTGGGGGGGTTCACCCATCCTTCTTCTCCCCCGGGAGCCCGCACCAGGGAGGAAGATGATGGTGGCGACGGCCTCGGAGCAATCCGACAGCGAGTCCCTCGATGCTGCCCCGCTCGTGTGCAAGTCGGCCAGTGCCCACAACCTGGTGGGGGACGGGcagctccccctgccccacgCACCCCTCTTGCACAAGTCGCTCAGCGTGGCGGCCGGGGGGCAGGATGAAGCCCTGCTCGCCGCCAGCCGAGCTGCGTGGGGGAAGCAACACGCTGAGCACCCCTTCACCCCGGCCTTGGGGCACCCCACGGCACAGGGATCCCCCAAGGAAGCTGGGAAGCCCCAAAGCCCCGGTGCTGatgctgtccccagccctgccgAGGGGTGCTCACAGGATGTGTCCCCCCTGGGTGACGGCAAGGTGCAGAAACATGTCACCTACGCACCCATCAAGAGCATCAGTGTCGACGGCTCCCACCACCCAGGGCGGGTGCGGAGGGTGGTGGTGAGGAGAACCCCACCACGGCCCCCCATCCGCTACCAGAGCCTGGGGCAGCATGGCCCAGCGGCCGGGGACAGCCTGGGGGCAGCGGAGCCACCCACAGGACCCCCGGCACGGGTGGGAGAaccagcaggaacagcagcagggatggaggaggaagacCCGGGATGCGCATCACCATCTGCGGGGAAGGGGCCTGCAGTACCCATCCCGGCACAGGTCTGTCCCTGGGAGCTGGTCCAGGAGGAGATCCTGAGCCGGAGGGAAAAAGCCACCAAAGCAGCAGAGTCGGGGACCACCGGTGACACAGCAGCCATCCCACCCAGCACCAAACCATCCGCCCAGAAGACGTCCCTCCGGAGCCTGGGACTCGCCGTCAAAGCCTTCAACCGCTCCAGGGGGAAAAGCATCttgaaggggaagagggagggcGAGGGGAGCCTCAGGAAAAGGGGGCACGAGCAGGaggggggcagcaggagggagaggccGAGCCTGGCAAAGGCATCGGCCGTGTCCTTCGCAGGGACCACAGGCCCTGAGCAGGACTTTTCCCAGCACAACAACAGCACAGCGGGCTGGGGGgacagcccagccctgggcacGGGCGATGGAGAGGAGCTGGCTGAGGAGCCCGGTGCTCCCCATGGGGGTGCAGATGCAGCGCACAAGGTCCCACCAAGCGCTGGCCACCAAGAAGGAGCTGAACGTCCCCGTGAGCCCCCGGTGGTggtggcacagccccagccccagcgaGGGGACGAGGCTGCTGTGGTGGAGCTGGGGAATGATGCTCCTGCGGCCACACCAAAGGAAGGGCTCGAGGAAACCAGCAGGTCCATCCCCTCCCAGGACCACGCAGAGGTGGAGCAGCCACATGCAGGACCCATCGCAAGCAGCTCCCACCCGTCCAGCAGTGATGTGCAGAGAGCGGCTGCTGAGAAGCTGGAGGCTGAGGTTTGTCCCCAAGGAGCCCTGGATGTCCCAGCAGGAGCCATGTGCCACGAGGAGGTGGCTGCCCAAGAAGACACCAGGATCCCACCAGCCAAGGTGCTGGAGAAGGGCAGCAGCCAACCTGAGCCCCTTGGTCCCAGGGACAGTGAGATGGTCCCTGCAAGGAGCCAGAGCAAGGAGCTGGCCCCAGCGGGCAGGCAGGCGCAGGGCTGTCCTAGGGAAACCCAGGCAGATTCCAGCATTGAAACAGGGATCTGCCCCTGGGAGGAGAGCGGGGGggacccccagcaccccagggaagagctgggcaTGGAGAAACCACCAGCAACCCCCTCAGAGCGGCTGGAAGGGCCTTTGGAGGGCAGGAAGGTTGAGGTTTGCCCATGGGAGACCCCGGAACAGGGAAGGACCATGAGAGCAGAAACCTGCCCCTGGGACATGGAGGGGGCTCAGCCGGAGCAGGGGGGCCAGGAAGGAGAGAGGACACGGGTGGTCAAGTGGGGCAAGAGCATCAGGTCAAACTCCCTGGGGTTGGTGGGAGCTCCAAAGCCACCaaatcctgctgccagcagctcgGAGCTGCCAGAAGGGACCCCAAGGAGCGCTCGGGCTTTGGTTTGTCCCTGGGAAGTGGTGGGAGCTGACAGTGGTGCAGAAGGAATTCGCCCTTGGGAAAGGGTAGCAGCCGTATCCAAtgcaaggaaaacagaggaTGGTGAcatttcccaagggaaaaatgGGATTTCCCCACAGGCAGCGGCCCCAGGGGGCACGGGAGGGATGGGTTTGGCTGCAGACAAGGGGAGCACCCAGCAGGGGTGTCCCTATCCCGGGGAGGGTGCggagcagcccagcacagggcttGCAGCAGGACACTCGGCTCTGCCCAAAGCCTCATCCAAGCGAGCAGGAcccatcagcagcagcaaggccaACATTCGTCCATGGGAAGTGGAGGATGAGCCGCTTGCCAAGGCAGAAATCTGCCCTTGGGAAGAGCCTGCAGCTCCATTGGGGAAGGACAGAGCAAGCCAGGACACGCGTGGGACTtccaaaggggaaaacaaaccgGCAACCAGAGGATTGGAGCGTATCAAACCAAAGCTGGCAGAGATGGGTGCCCATCAACCAGAGCACAGGAACACCAAGATCTTCGCAAATCTCATTAGGAAAAGCCTGGAGAGCTCAAAAGCCAAATCCAAGAAATCCCAGAGTATGGAGAGCATCAAGGAGGAAGTTTGTCCATGGGAGAGCCTGGGCACGGAGCAGCCCATGGAGCAGCCGCGTGCCAGGAACCCAGCGCTGCCCAAAGCGCCTCCGGACACTCTGGGCATCCAGAGGACATCCCAGAGCGGGGAGAGCCTGAAGGCAGAGGTGTGTCCCTGGGAGGCTCCAGGGGCTCAATCCATGGATAAAGCAGAGATCTGCCCCTGGGAAGTGGCTGCAGCTCCATCAGGTAAAGAGGAATCAAGACAGGACAAGGATGGTCTGTCCATAGGGAGCAGAAGCTCCTCTACAAGTGAAGGTGCCTTCAAGGAGATTGGGCACAGCACACCCgcagaggagaaagcaagcGAGGAGAGCCTGAAGGCAGAGGTGTGCCCTTGGGAGGCTCCTGAGGCTCAGTCCATGGATAAAGCAGAGATCTGCCCCTGGGAAGTGgctgcagctccatcagctAAAGAGGAATCAAGACAGGACAAGGATGGTCTCTCCATAGGGAGCAGAAGCCCCTCTACCAGTGAAGGTGTCTGCAGAGAGACTGGACACAGCACACccacagaggagaaagcaagcGCTGAGAGCCTGAAGGCAGAGGTGTGCCCTTGGGAGGCTCCAGAGGCTCAATCCATGGATAAAGCAGAGATGTGCCCCTGGGAGGCGGCTGCAGCTCCCTCGCAGCAGCTCAGGGCAAAGCAGGGCCCTGGGGGGGTGCCCAGGGGGGACAAGCGCATCAGGCGCCAGGCAGCGCTGCCCAGCCTGGGGACAGCCCTGGAGAGGGGCAGCAGCGAGCGAGAGGCCGCGTGTCCATGGGAGAGCCTGGACATGGGGCAGCCCATGGAGCAGCCCCGTGCCCGGAGCCCAGCGCTGCCCAGAGCACCTCCGAGGACATCCCAGAGCGGGGAGAGCCTGAAGGCAGAGGTGTGCCCTTGGGAGGCACCAGAGCTTGAATCCATGGATAAAGCAGAGATCTGCCCCTGGGAGGTGGCTGCAGCTCCAACAAGTAAAGAGGAATCAAGACAGGACAAGGATGGTCTCTCCATAGGGAGCAGAAGCTCCTCTACTGGTGAAGGTGTCTGCAGAGAGACTggacacagcacacacacagaggagaaagcaagcaCTGAGAGCCTGAAAGCAGAGGTGTGCCCTTGGGAGGCTCCAGGGGCTCAATCCATGGATAAAGCAGAGATCTGcccctgggaagctgctgcagctccatcagGTAAAGAGGAATCAAGACAGGACAAGGATGGTCTCTCCATAGGGAGAAAGAGCCCCTCTACAAGTGAAGGTGCCTTCAAAAAGATTGGGCACAGCACACCCgcagaggagaaagcaagcGGGGAGAGCCTGAAGGCAGAGGTGTGTCCCTGGGAGGCTCCAGGGGCTCAATCCATGGATAAAGCAGAGATCTGCCCCTGGGAGGTGGCTGCAGCTCCAACAAGTAAAGAGGCATCAAGACAGGACAAGGATGGTCTGTCCATAGGGAGCAGAAGCTCATCTACAAGAGAAGGTGCCTTCAAGGAGATTGGGCACAGCACAcccacagaagagaaagcaagcgGGGAGAGCCTGAAGGCAGAGGTGTGCCCTTGGGAGGCTCCAGGAGCTCAATCCATGGGTAAAGCAGAGATCTGCCCCTGGGAGGTGGCTGCAGCTCCATCAGGTAAAGAGGAATCAAGACAGGACAAGGATGGTCTCTCCATAGGAAGAAAGAGCCCCTCTACAGGTGAAGGTGTCTGCAGAGAGACTGGACACAGCACACCCgcagaggagaaagcaagcGCTGAGAGCCTGAAGGGAGAGGTGTGCCCTTGGGAGGCTCCAGGGGCTCAATCCACGGATAAAGCAGAAATCTGCccctgggaagcagctgcagctccatcagctAAAGAGGAATCAAGACAGGACAAGGATGGTCTGTCCATAGGGAGCAGAAGC
The Strigops habroptila isolate Jane chromosome 19, bStrHab1.2.pri, whole genome shotgun sequence DNA segment above includes these coding regions:
- the GPR179 gene encoding probable G-protein coupled receptor 179 isoform X5 — encoded protein: MGPWRWLLLWCWHTALLHGQHPQDSPVQPAGWSPAPSPSWVPTAGPGAPGDTEGSAAALAFLQTGDAQRLARANCSRGVPAGAAGPGPPPALRAALRAVPEALAHAANFLNMLFQTNDIREASVAEDVEWYQALVRSLAEGHPWVRRVVLALDAHPLAAKPLLMLQATKEDGQILLQDVSAAAPSLGNLSWDNEWFNALKSQRTPVLRKRVLSNDLHSMDTPKWQRGDSYVGDPSHVRWSPPFLECRDGRFLPAWAVTLSSAFYGLKPDLSPEFKGVVRVDIELRDVAIDQCASGPGWFADTHRCDLNSTQCIPQESHGFVLGRYQCRCKPGFYGASGAASGAQAGTAGAEAGALLGCRPCRQGCSTCEDDAPCLIQEDRALRAAVLSCQACCMLAIFLSMLVSYRFRRSKRIRASGIILLETILFGSLLLYFPVFILYFKPSIFRCIVLRWVRMLGFTIVYGTITLKLYRVLKVFLSRTAQRVPCVSSGRVLKMLGLILVLVLWFLAAWTIGMLENVDKNIPLVIRTQTARGLHFYICGHDHWDYMMVIAEMLFLLWGSFLCYTTRTVPSAFHEPRYMGIALHNELMISATFHVVRFIMVPSLHPDWTLLLFFAHTHSTITMTLALLFIPKFLHTGSPLREEITAEVYEDELDMRHSGSCLNSSIASAWSEHSLDPDDIREELKKLYRQLEVQRTWRMVAHNPHLPKQRSSRRSLARSIARRVTELPEALARRRSSRSSPATQLLDAGTTNARMRDDGSRSTEGSWGGSPILLLPREPAPGRKMMVATASEQSDSESLDAAPLVCKSASAHNLVGDGQLPLPHAPLLHKSLSVAAGGQDEALLAASRAAWGKQHAEHPFTPALGHPTAQGSPKEAGKPQSPGADAVPSPAEGCSQDVSPLGDGKVQKHVTYAPIKSISVDGSHHPGRVRRVVVRRTPPRPPIRYQSLGQHGPAAGDSLGAAEPPTGPPARVGEPAGTAAGMEEEDPGCASPSAGKGPAVPIPAQVCPWELVQEEILSRREKATKAAESGTTGDTAAIPPSTKPSAQKTSLRSLGLAVKAFNRSRGKSILKGKREGEGSLRKRGHEQEGGSRRERPSLAKASAVSFAGTTGPEQDFSQHNNSTAGWGDSPALGTGDGEELAEEPGAPHGGADAAHKVPPSAGHQEGAERPREPPVVVAQPQPQRGDEAAVVELGNDAPAATPKEGLEETSRSIPSQDHAEVEQPHAGPIASSSHPSSSDVQRAAAEKLEAEVCPQGALDVPAGAMCHEEVAAQEDTRIPPAKVLEKGSSQPEPLGPRDSEMVPARSQSKELAPAGRQAQGCPRETQADSSIETGICPWEESGGDPQHPREELGMEKPPATPSERLEGPLEGRKVEVCPWETPEQGRTMRAETCPWDMEGAQPEQGGQEGERTRVVKWGKSIRSNSLGLVGAPKPPNPAASSSELPEGTPRSARALVCPWEVVGADSGAEGIRPWERVAAVSNARKTEDGDISQGKNGISPQAAAPGGTGGMGLAADKGSTQQGCPYPGEGAEQPSTGLAAGHSALPKASSKRAGPISSSKANIRPWEVEDEPLAKAEICPWEEPAAPLGKDRASQDTRGTSKGENKPATRGLERIKPKLAEMGAHQPEHRNTKIFANLIRKSLESSKAKSKKSQSMESIKEEVCPWESLGTEQPMEQPRARNPALPKAPPDTLGIQRTSQSGESLKAEVCPWEAPGAQSMDKAEICPWEVAAAPTSKEASRQDKDGLSIGSRSSSTREGAFKEIGHSTPTEEKASGESLKAEVCPWEAPGAQSMGKAEICPWEVAAAPSGKEESRQDKDGLSIGRKSPSTGEGVCRETGHSTPAEEKASAESLKGEVCPWEAPGAQSTDKAEICPWEAAAAPSAKEESRQDKDGLSIGSRSSSTSEGVCRETGHSTPAEEKASAESLKAEVCPWEAPGAQSMDKAEMCPWEAAAAPSQQLRAKQGPGGVPRGDKRIRRQAALPSLGTALERGSSEREAACPWESLDMGQPMEQPRARSPALPRAPPRTSQSGESLKAEVCPWEAPGAQSTDKAEICPWEVAAAPSAKEESRQDKDSLSIGSKSPSTSEGVCRETGHSTPAEEKASMESLKAEVCPWEAPGAQSIDKAEICPWEVAAAPSKSLPSEAAGACKPGEKGSSEREAICPWESLDMEEQSLKTATGKGPSKKSDSTESRKAEICPWEAAEPNGTEEESPQGADGASSTGMGEAKPVVGASPMSPAAPQSKPKGRPGSEAKHKPLSRIQPPRGPRAELLPWDMGTAPGAGSSPSPAEVCPWEAEEAPPASDKTSTDMRKTSEVCPWGVEGADATRSGTKAGVCPWDHE